In the genome of Streptomyces violaceoruber, the window TCCACGGCCGCACCATGGGCGCCCTGGCGCTGACCGGCCAGCCCGGCAAGCAGGAACCGTTCCTGCCGCTGCCCGGCGACGTCACGCACGTGCCGTACGGCGATCCGCAGGCGCTGGCCGCGGCGGTCACCGAGGAGACGGCGCTGGTGATCATCGAGCCGATCCAGGGCGAGAACGGCGTCGTCGTCCCGCCCCCCGGCTACCTGAAGGCGGCCCGCGCCATCACCGCCGCCACCGGCGCGCTGCTCGTCCTGGACGAGGTGCAGACCGGCGTCGGCCGGACCGGGCACTGGTTCGAGTACCAGGCCCACGAGGGCGTCCTGCCGGACGTCGTCACCCTCGCCAAGGGCCTCGGCGGCGGACTGCCGCTCGGCGCGACGGTCGCCTTCGGCCGCGCCGCCGACCTGCTCCAGCCCGGCCACCACGGCACCACCTTCGGCGGCAACCCGGTCGCCTGCGCCGCCGGACTCGCCGTGCTGGACACCATCGCCGACGAGGGACTGCTCGACAACGTCAAGCGGCAGAGCGAGACGCTGCGCGGCGGGGTCGAGGCCCTCGGCCACCCGCTCGTCGCCCACGTCCGGGGCGCCGGACTGCTCCTGGGTATCGTGCTCACCGAGCCGCTCGCCGCCCAGGTGCAGCAGGCGGCTCAGGACGCCGGAATCCTGGTGAACGCGCCCGCACCCGATGTCGTACGGCTGATGCCCGCGCTGAACCTCGGCGACGACGTGGTGGAGGCGTTCCTCGGGGCGCTGCCCGGCATCCTTGACCAGGCCGCCGAGACGGCCCACGGGGACGGACGATCCGGAGAATGAGACGACGATGAGCCACGCGCAGGAGCACGAGCAGCCGGCAGGGCCCGCCCTGCCGCAGACCCGCACCGCACGCCACCGCCGGATCGTGGACATCCTCAACCGGCAGGCGGTGCGCTCGCAGAGCCAGCTGGCGAAGCTGCTCGCCGACGACGGGCTCACCGTCACCCAGGCGACGCTCTCCCGGGACCTGGACGAGCTGAACGCGGTCAAGATCCGCAACACCGACGGCGACCTCATCTACGCGGTGCCCAGCGAGGGCGGCTTCCGCACCCCGCGGGCGCCGCTCGGGGAGTCGGCGAAGGAGGAGCGGATGCGGCGGCTCTCCGCGGAGTTGCTGATCTCCGCGGAGGCGTCGGCGAACCTCGTGGTCCTGCGCACCCCTCCGGGGGCGGCGCAGTTCCTCGCCTCGGCGATCGACCAGGCGGAGCTGCACGACATCCTCGGGACGATCGCGGGCGACGACACGCTGATGCTGATCAGCCGGGAGCCGACGGGCGGGCAGGCCCTGGCGGACCACTTGCTGCGCTTGGCCCAGAACGGGGGCTGACGGGGGCGGTGCGGTGATCTGCCGACCGCGGGCACGTCGTGGCCGGTCGTGCAGTTCCCCGCGCTCCTGGTCACCCCCCCGCCGCCGCTGCGGGCAGTCGTGCCTCCCCCAGTGCCTGAGCGGCCTGGGAGGTACCCCCAGGCGGCACGGGTGGGCGCAGCGGCACCCGCGTACGCGGCGAGTGACAGCGCCGGTACCTCAGCGACAGCACCGGTCACCCTCCGACGCCACTCACCCCAGCAGTCCCGCCAATCCCCCCGTGCACCGCACCTCGTCCCCCGCCGTGATCAGCAGCCCCTCGACGCCGGGCAGCGAGTCCAGCCACCGCAACCCCTCCCGCGACCCCATCGCGAACGCCGCCGTCGCCCAGCAGTCCGCCCACGTCAGCCGGGACGCCACCACCGTCACGGACAGCAGGTCGGTCACCGCCGAGCGCCCGGTGCGCGGGTCGACGACATGCGCCCCCCGCTCGGCGGAGCCGGACGTCGCCACGGCCAGCTCCGTCACCCCCGCCGCGGAGACGACCGCCGCGAGCCCGCCCGGCCGCAGCGGGTCGGACACCCCGACCCGCCAGGGCCGCACCGCCCCCGGCGTCCCGAGCAACTGCACGTCCCCGCCCCCGTTGACGCTGACCCCGCTCGCACCGCACGCCGCCGCGATCCCCCGTGCGGCGCGCTCCACGGCCCAGCCCTTGACGATCCCGGTCGGGTCGAGCCGGCCCCGGTACCGGGTGCTGAACCAGCCGTCGCTCACCCGCTCCGCCTCGGCCGCCAGCTCCAGCACCTCGGCGACCTCCGGCGCACACGCGGCGACGGTCAGCTCCCCGCGCGCCAGCCGGGAGATCTGGCTGCCGTCCCGGTACGTACTGAACACCTCGTCGGCCCGGTGCAGCCCGGCGACCGCCGCGTCCAGTGCCGTCCGTACGGCCGCGGGTTCCCCGCCGCGGACGTCGAAGGAGAAGACGGTCCCCATCGCCTCCTCCGCATGACGCACCGCGGCGGGAGCCTCGGCGGACCCGGCCCCGGTGTCAGCCACCGGCCCGGTCCAGCGCCGACTGGAGGGACTGCGTGTACCCGGCGCTGGTGTAGGTGGCGCCGGAGACCGCGTCGATGTCGGCGGTGCCCGCGGCGACGGCGGCCCGGTTGAGCCTGGGCACGGCGTCGGCGGTGACCTGGTCGCTGCGGCCGCCCTTGGGCGCCTGGAGGGCCTCGACGTCCGTGATCCGCCCGCCGCTGACGGTGACCCGGACCTGCACGGGCCCGTACTGGGTCTGCGCGGCGTCCCCGGTGAGCACCTGCGTGCCCTGCCCGGCGTCGCCCTCGCCCCGTCCGCCCCCGCCCGAGCCCGAATTCGCCCCGCTCGACTCCTGCGCCGCGGGTCCGGCCGCCGCGGCCGCCTTGTCGAGGGCCGACTGGAGGGACTTCACGTACCCGGCGCTGGTGTAGGTGGCGCCCGAGACCGCGTCGATGTCGGCGCTCCCGGCCGCGACGGCCGCCCGGTTGAGCTTGGGCACGGCGTCCGCGGTGACCTGGTCGCTCTGCCCGCCCTTGGGCGCCTGCACGGCCTCGGCCCCGGTGATCTTCCCGCCGCTGACGGTGAGCCGGACCTGCACGGGACCGTACTGCGTACGGGCCGCGTCACCCGTGACCGTGCCGGCCCCGGCGCCCCGGCCGCCCTGCGGCGACTGCGCGGCCACGGGCGGTGCCGCGCCGCCCGCCGCCGAGCCGGCGCCCGGGTCGGACGCCGGTTTCAGCGACAGCAGCAGCACGATCCCGGACACGGTGGCGGCCCCGGCGAGCACGGCACGCCGTACGGGGTGGCTTTTCCTCATCTGTCCTGGACTCCCGATGTCCGTCGCTCACATCTCGAACGACTCGTGGTGGATACGGCGAGCGGGGACCCCCGCGCCGCGCAGTGCCTCGTACACCGACTGGGCGAAGCCGGGCGGCCCGCACAGGAAGACGTCGTGGCGCTCGACGTCCGGGATCTTCCGGGCCAGGG includes:
- a CDS encoding acetylornithine transaminase, producing the protein MSNEELTERWQGTLMNNYGTPRLPLVRGEGARLWDADGKEYLDFVGGIAVNALGHAHPAVVDAVSRQIASLGHVSNLFIAEPPVALAERLLQHFGRDGKVYFCNSGAEANEGAFKIGRLTGRPHMVATRGGFHGRTMGALALTGQPGKQEPFLPLPGDVTHVPYGDPQALAAAVTEETALVIIEPIQGENGVVVPPPGYLKAARAITAATGALLVLDEVQTGVGRTGHWFEYQAHEGVLPDVVTLAKGLGGGLPLGATVAFGRAADLLQPGHHGTTFGGNPVACAAGLAVLDTIADEGLLDNVKRQSETLRGGVEALGHPLVAHVRGAGLLLGIVLTEPLAAQVQQAAQDAGILVNAPAPDVVRLMPALNLGDDVVEAFLGALPGILDQAAETAHGDGRSGE
- a CDS encoding arginine repressor; translated protein: MSHAQEHEQPAGPALPQTRTARHRRIVDILNRQAVRSQSQLAKLLADDGLTVTQATLSRDLDELNAVKIRNTDGDLIYAVPSEGGFRTPRAPLGESAKEERMRRLSAELLISAEASANLVVLRTPPGAAQFLASAIDQAELHDILGTIAGDDTLMLISREPTGGQALADHLLRLAQNGG
- a CDS encoding FAD:protein FMN transferase; amino-acid sequence: MGTVFSFDVRGGEPAAVRTALDAAVAGLHRADEVFSTYRDGSQISRLARGELTVAACAPEVAEVLELAAEAERVSDGWFSTRYRGRLDPTGIVKGWAVERAARGIAAACGASGVSVNGGGDVQLLGTPGAVRPWRVGVSDPLRPGGLAAVVSAAGVTELAVATSGSAERGAHVVDPRTGRSAVTDLLSVTVVASRLTWADCWATAAFAMGSREGLRWLDSLPGVEGLLITAGDEVRCTGGLAGLLG
- a CDS encoding FMN-binding protein; protein product: MRKSHPVRRAVLAGAATVSGIVLLLSLKPASDPGAGSAAGGAAPPVAAQSPQGGRGAGAGTVTGDAARTQYGPVQVRLTVSGGKITGAEAVQAPKGGQSDQVTADAVPKLNRAAVAAGSADIDAVSGATYTSAGYVKSLQSALDKAAAAAGPAAQESSGANSGSGGGGRGEGDAGQGTQVLTGDAAQTQYGPVQVRVTVSGGRITDVEALQAPKGGRSDQVTADAVPRLNRAAVAAGTADIDAVSGATYTSAGYTQSLQSALDRAGG